GACCCCGGCGGTGGGCGAGAAGCTGGTGCAGCTGTTCAACCGCTGCGGCATCCCCGAAGGCGTGGTGCAATTGCTGATCGGCGGGCCGGATGAGGGCAAGGCCATTGTCGCGCACCCTGACATCAACGGCGTGCTTTTCACCGGCAGCGCGCAGGTGGGCATCGCCATCAACCGCAAGCTGGCGACCGATCCGGGCAAGATCGTCGCGCTGGAAATGGGCGGCAACAACCCCATCGTCGTGTGGGATACGCCCAAGGTGGCGGACGCCGCCGCGCTGATCGTGCAGAGCGCCTTTACCACCGCCGGCCAGCGATGCACCGCGGCGCGCCGGCTGATCCTCAATTCCAGGATGTACGACGAGGTGATCGCGGAGACCAAGCGCCTGGCCGATCGCATCATCGTGGGGGCGCCGTTCGACGAGCCCGCACCGTTCATGGGCCCGGTGATCGACAACCGCGTGGCCGACCAGTTGACCGAAAGTTTCGTCTACCTGCTTTCAAACGGCGGCCGCGCGATCAAGCACATGCGCCGCCCCGACGATTCGCTGCCCTTCGTCAGCCCGGCGATCATCGACACCACGGCGATGAAGGAACGGCCGGATGTCGAACTGTTCGGCCCATTGCTGCAGGTGATCCGCGTCGACGATTTCGACGAGGCAATTGCCGAGGCCAACGCCACGCGCTTCGGCCTTTCAGCCTCCCTGATCGGCGGAACGCCGCAGCAGTACAATCGCTTCTGGGCCAACGTGCGCGCCGGCATCGTCAACTGGAACCGGCCGACGAATGGCGCAAGCTCCGCCGCGCCGTTCGGCGGCGTCGGTTATTCCGGCAACCACCGCCCCGCCGCCTTCTACGCCGCCGATTACTGCGCCTATCCCGTCACCAGCACCGAGATGGAACAGCCGCGTGCCAGCGTTGGGGTCGGGTTCAAGGACGCCTAGCTGCCAAACGTACAAGGCCCCCGAACCGTGAGGTCCGGGGGCCTTGGCGCGGCCCTCATCAACACGACCCGTGAAGGCCGCGCAACCGGCGTATTCCAACAGGGAAGAACACGACCGGAACTCGTATCTCTCTTACCGGAGATCGAGAGTGGTATACCGCGCGCCGGCTGAATGGACCGCAACTTGCACCCATGCTTGTCGTTCAGGGAACGGGAGCCTAGCGGGCGTGCAATGACCGACATCCCTATCACCCGCCGGCGCGCGCTGGCCCTGGCACTGGGCACCCATGCGATCTGGGGCGCCATGCCGATCTACCTGATGCTGGTGAAGACGGTCCCGCCGCTGGAATACATCGCCTGGCGCACGCTGTTCACCCTGCCGATCTGCCTCGTCTTCGCGTGGTATCTCGCGCGCGGAAATGAATTGCGCGCCACGTTGACCAGCGGGCGCACCATGCGCACGCTCGTGGCCAGCGCCAGCGCGATAGCCGTCAACTGGTATGTCTATGTCTGGGCTATCCAGACCGATCACGTCTACGCCGCCAGCCTGGGCTATTACATCCTGCCGCTCGTGATGATGCTGATGGGCCTGGTCTTCCTGGGCGAGAAACTCAGCCGCTGGCAGACCGTCGCCGTCGCGCTTGCGGCGCTGGGCGTGGCGGCTCTGGCGGCGGGGGCCCTCACCACATTGTGGGTCAGCATGACGCTGGGCCTGTCGTTCGGTATCTATGGCCTGCTGCGCAAGACCGTGGCCGCCGGGCCGCTGACCGGGCTGGCCGTCGAATCGATGATCCTCGCACCGCTCGCCGCCGGTTATCTCGCCTGGGCGGGCACGCGCGGCGATGGCCTTGCGATCGGGCGCGATGGCTGGGAGACATTCGGCATCGTCATGGGCGGGCCGATGACCGCCGTGCCGCTGCTGATGTTCGCCACCGCCACCCGCGCGCTGCCCTATACGGTGATCGGGTTCCTGCAGTTCGCTTCGCCGACGATCATCTTCATCCTTGGCCTCACGTTCTTCGGCGAAGAATTGAAGCCCGCGCAGCTCGCCTGCTTCGTCGCCATCTGGATTGCCGCCAGCATCTTCACCTGGGACTTGCTGCGTGGATCGCGCCGCGCCCGGCAGGCCCTGCCCGTTACGCCCTGATCCCGTTAATCCCTGATCCCCTTAATCCCTGAACCGCCAGCCGAGCGTCTCGCCGGCGTGGAAGGGCACCAGGTCAGCATCCCCCGCCCGGATGACCTCGGGCACGGGGCAATCCACACGCTCCAGCGCGACCGTCGCCTCGTTCACCGGCAGGCCGTAAAAGGCGGGGCCATGCAGGCTGGCAAAACCCTCGAACCGATCGAGCGCACCCTCCGCCTCGAACACCGCGAGGTAGCTTTCCAGCGCATGGGGCGCGTTGAAGATGCCTGCGCAACCGCAGACGCTTTCCTTGGCTTCGCGCGCGTGGGGCGCCGAATCGGTGCCGAGGTAGAACTTGGCACTACCGCCGGTGGCTGCGCGGCGCAGAGCCAGCCGGTGCTTCTCGCGCTTGGCGACGGGCAGGCAATAGGCGTGCGGGCGAATGCCGCCGACCAGCATGGCGTTGCGGTTGATGTGCAGGTGCTGCGGAGTGATCGTGGCGGCGACGTTGGCACCGGCGCCTTCAACGAACTGCACGCCCTCTTCGCTGGTCAGATGCTCGAACACGACCTTTAGCGTCGGCAACTCCGCCAGCAGCGGGGCCAGCACCTGGTCGATGAACACCGCCTCGCGGTCGAACACGTCGACGTGCGCGTCGGTCACCTCGCCGTGGACGCACAGCACCATGCCGATTGTGGCCATCGTCTCCAGCACGGCACGGATATTGGCGACATCCGTCACCCCGCTTGCGGAATTGGTGGTGGCGCCTGCGGGATAGAGCTTGGCCGCGGTGAACACGCCGCTTTCGAATCCGCGGCGCACCTCGGCAGGATCGGTCCGGTCGGTGAGGTAGCAGGTCATCAGCGGTTCGAACGCGATGCCGTCGGGCACCGCGGCGAGGATGCGCTGGCGATAGGCCTCGGCCATGGCCACGTCGGTCACCGGAGGCGAGAGGTTGGGCATCACGATGGCGCGGGCGAACTGGCGCGCGGTGTAGGGCACCACGCCCGCCAGCATGGCGCCGTCGCGCAGGTGAACGTGCCAGTCGTCGGGACGGCGGATGGTAAGGGTTTCGCTCATGCCTTTGCCTATGGCGAAGGGCCCCCTATCTGTCACCCATGACAATCGGACCCCTGACCAGTCGCGCCGTGGTGCGTGTTTCCCCGGCAGCCGAGGGGGAGGACGCTGCCGGTTTCCTGCAAGGCTTGCTCACCAACGACGTGGGTGGGCGTGATGCCGCGGGGGGGCCGATCTATGCCGGGCTGCTGACGCCACAGGGCAAGGCCCTGTTCGACATGATCGTCTGGTATGACGGGCCGGATGTGCTGCTCGATTGCGAGGCGGAAGCGGCGCAGGACCTGGCGAAGCGGCTGTCGCTCTACCGCCTGCGGCGCAAGCTGACGATCGCCGTCGACCCGGCCATGGGCGTTGCGTGGAGCGATGCGGCGGCAGAAGGCTTCGCGCCCGACCCTCGCCTGCCTGCACTGGGCTTTCGCCGCATCGGCGCGGTGCTCGACGCCCCTGCGGTGGACGACGCCTGCCGCGCCCATCGCCTTTCGCACGGAGTCGCCGAAGGGCGCGAGGAACTGGGCGACGTGCTGTGGCTGGAAACCAATGCCGCCGAACTGAACGGGGTCAGCTTCACCAAGGGCTGCTATATCGGGCAGGAAAATACCGCGCGGATGAACTGGCGCAGCAAGGTCAACCGGCGCCTGATTGTCGTGCCGCTCGAACGGTCGGTCGAGAAGCGGCGCAAGACGGCGTACGGCGAAATCGGACTGGCCGTCGATCACTTGCGGGTGGAGGATATTCCGGCTGACCTCGTGCCGGAATGGATGACGCTGGAGAAGCCCGACCCTACCCCGTAGCGCCGTAAGCCTGGTCGAAGGCCGACACCAGCATCGCCTCCGCCCGGTCGCGCATCACCGAGCGTTCGACCGCGAGCGATTCGGCCAGCTGTTCCCCCAGCAGCGCATCGCCCAGCGCCATCAGCACCAGCGTGAACGTGGTTTCGTGCATGGCGCGGCCCCTGTCGGCGGCGCACTCTTCGGGCAAAAGGTCGTCAACGAGTGCGTGGATCGTCTCCACGATGGGGTCGAGCGCATCTTCGTTGCCTGATGCCAGCATCCAGCTCGCCAGCGCCCCGCCGCCTTCGCGTCCGAAGGCATCGAAGGTCAGATCCACCACCTCGCGCGGACTGCCGATGCCCGCGCGGGTCGCACGCACCGCGTCGGCGATGGAATCGCACACCGCCTGGGCGAGATGCCGCGCCAGATCCTTCTGCAGACCGCTCGCGCTGCCGAAATGATGCAGCAGGTTGGCATGGGTCCGCCCCACCCGGCCTGCCACGGCCTTTAGCGTCACCGCCTGGGGCCCGGCTTCAATCAACAGCGCGCGCGCCGCGACCAGCGCAGCCGAGCGGCTTTCCTGCGGGCTCAGGCGCTTCCTTATTGACATCAGTGTAAGTTGATCCCACCTTGCGACACGGACTGACAGCAACTCCAAGGTTTGCACTATGACCGCACAACCCAACTGGCAAGCAACCCCCACCCGCTCCGCCCCGGCCTCGAGCGGAGGCGCCCTGACAATCCGCGACCTGCGCTTTTCCCGTGAACACGATCGCACGCATGCCGGCGACCCCGTGGCCGCCGCCTGGTTTGCCTCGCTTTCCGCCAGTTTCCCGCGCGGAGAGGCCATGTTCATCGAGGCGGTAAAGGCTTTCCGCGAGGATGCGCCCCCCGAACTCGCTGCCGAGATTCGCGCCTTCATCCGCCAGGAGGTGAACCACACCCGCGAGCATCTCGCGTTCAATCGCGCGGTGGCCGCGGCAGGATACGACATGCGCGAGATCGACGAGAGCGTGAACCGGCTGGTCGATCTGGCCCTGTCGCGCCCGCCTATCGTGCAGCTCGCCGTCACCATCGCGCTCGAACATTTCACCGCCGTCTTTGCCCACGAATTCCTCGAAGACCCGACCTCGCTTGCCACGGGCGGGATCGGCGATCCGGCGATGTGGGCCTGGCATTCGGTGGAGGAGATCGAGCACAAGGGAGTCGCCTACGATACCTGGCTCAACGCGACGCGCGACTGGAGCGCCGGCAAGCGCTGGCGCGTGCGTTGCCTGCTGATGCTGGTCGTCAGCCGACGGTTTCTTTTCAACCGGTCCAGCGATGCGTTGAAGCTGATGGCGCAGGACGGCATCACCGGATGGCGCGCGCGCTGGCGGCTGGCGAAGTATCTGATCGGCAAGCCCGGCATCCTGCGCAAGATCTTCCCCGCCTGGCTCGGCTATTTCCGCCCCGGCTTTCACCCGTGGGACCATGACGACCGCCACCTGATCGCCGCGTGGGAGCGGGAGCAGGCAGCGGTCGCCTAGAAAAGCGCGGCGCCGCCCGCGGTCAGGCGGCGCTGCGCCACTCGCGTGGCGCCGGTTGGTCTTCGAGATCGCAGGCGAATTCCACCAGAGCGGCGTCCTCTCCGCGCGCCTCGCTGTGCCGCCGCGCGACGGTGCCGGTCGGCACGAAGCCGACCTTTCGCAGCACGCTGCCCGAGCGCGGATTGTCGGCGAAATGCCCCGCCACCAGGCGACGATGGCCGATCATGCGCGCAAGGTCGAGCAGTGCGGCGGCGGCCTCCGTAGCGAAGCCCTGCCCCCACCACCTGCGCCCGATCCAGTAGCCGATCTCCACCTCCGCACCCTGGCGGCCAAAGCCGGCACTGCCGATCACCCCCTGGCCGGGCAGATGGAGGAGGAAATGCGGTGCCTTGGGATCCTGCGGCATCGTGACGAAGGCCTCCGCCTCCGCCAGCCCGTAGGGCCACGGCGCGCGGGCAAGGTTGCGCACGATTTCGGGTTCGGCGATGAGGTGGGCCACGGCGGGCGCATCCTCGATCCAGGCGGGACGCAGGAACAGTCGCTGGGTACGCATGAACATGGGATCACTCCTTCGATGCCGGCCACGCGCCTCCAGTGCAGGGCCGACGTTGCAGAACGAAGGAAGGAGAACAAAAAAAAGGAGACGGGGCGGCCCCATCTCCTTCCTGCTTTTCCGGATTGTCTATGCTCCGGAAGGGGCCATCCCGGTGGATGACCCCGTTATCGGATCATCCGGTTATTCGGCAGCTTCCGCCATGACGTCTACGGAGACGTACTTGCGGCTTTGCTTGCCGTCATGGAAACGCACGCGGCCGGCTTCGAGCGCGAACAGCGTGTGGTCCTTGCCCATCCCGACATTGGTGCCCGGATAGAACTTGGTACCGCGCTGGCGCACGATGATGTTGCCGGGAATCACTTCCTCGCTGCCGAACTTCTTCACACCGAGGCGACGGCCGGCCGAATCACGACCGTTACGCGACGAACCGCCTGCTTTCTTGTGTGCCATCTTGTCTTACTCCGTATGTCCGCGCCCATCGGGTGGGCTGGCGGATTAATCCTGGTCGGCCGAGTCGGTGGCCGGCTTCTTCGTGGCGGCAGCCTTCTTGGGCGCCGCTTTCTTCGCCTTGGGCGCAGCGGTCTCTTCCGAGGTATCCTTCACCGGAGCGTCCGCCTTCTTGGCGACCTTCTTCGGCGCGGCTTCCGCGGCAGGAACGCTGCTCGCCTGCGACGCATCGTCCGACTTGGCAGCGGTAGCCTGCTTCGGCGCGGCCTTCTTCTGCTCGTCACCCACGCCAACGATCCGCAGCAGGGTCATCTGCTGGCGATGGCCAGCCTTGCGGCGATAGTTGTGGCGGCGCTTCTTCTTGAAGACGATCACCTTTTCGCTCTTGGCCTGGGCGATGATCTCTGCCGAGACGACGACCTTCGCCGCGTCCGCGATATCGTCCCCGTTGCCGGCGAGCAGAACGTCGCCCAGCGTGATCGTGTCACCGGCGTCACCCGCCAGTTTCTCGACCGCGATCTTGTCTCCTTCGGCGACGCGATACTGCTTGCCGCCCGTGCGCACTACTGCGAACATGGTCCTGTCAACCTGTCTATCTGGTGTTCTCGCCGTGGGCCACGCCCCCGGCAACAACAAAAAGGGCGCCCAAGGGGCACCGGAAAGAGCGCAGCCGTTAGGCCAGCTGTGCCGGGCTGTCAACCTTCGGACGCGCCGATTTCGCGGCAAATGTGCGCTGGAAAGCCGTTGTGCCACATAGTAGGGCAATGGCGTGACGATGCAACCACGCCAGCTGCCGATCCTCGCCGCTTCGCTGCTGCTGGGTGCCTGTGCCAGTTCGTCGGCGGGTGACTATCCCTCGCTGGCGATTCGGGATGCCGAAAGGGCCGCCGGCACCTTTGCGGTCGAGCCCTACGTGCCTGTCTATCCCGCCCCTGCCACAGTTGCCAGCGCCGAAGACTTCGCCCGCCAGGCCCGTGCCGCACACAACGCATTTCTCGCCGCCCTGCCCGCCGCCCGCAGCCGGGTGAACGCCGCGCGCGGCGGCGGGGTGGGGAGCGAGGCGTGGTCCGTCGCTCAGGTCGCCGTTGCCACGCTCGAACGGCATCGCGGGCAGGCCATGGTTGCGCTGGCCGAACTTGATCGCATCTACACCGCTGCTGGCGCAGAGGGGCAGGAGACCGACGCGGTGCAGGGCCTGCGGGGTCCGATCGAGACTTTGGTCGCGGAAGAGAACGCCGTGATCGCCCAGCTGCTGTCGGCGCTTAGATAAAACGGGACGTTAACCCCAGCGCGACAGGTCCGCATGGTCAGCGTCGCGCGGCTCGATCCAGTGCCAGCCGTCCGCCCGCCGCTCCCGCTTCCAGAACCAGCTTGCGGACTTCAGGTGATCCATCGCGAAATCGACCGCCTCTATGGCGTCGCGGCGGTGGCGGGCAGCGGCGGCGACCAGCACGATGGGTGCGCCCGGGCGCATCACTCCGTGGCGATGATGGATCAGCAGGCCGTCGAGCTGCCAGCGCAGCGCAACCCGGTCCGCCAGCGCCTCCATCCCGGGCAGGGTCATGCGCGGATAGGCCTTGAGTTCAAGGACCTTCACGTCTGCATCGGGGCGCACCTTGCCGACGAAACTGGCGATTCCGCCAGCTTCCGGATGTGCCTTGGCAAACAGGCCGAGTGCCTTGCCGGGGGAGAAGCCACGGTCCAGCAGCTGGATATCGCGCAAAATCTCAGCCCCCGCTGACGGGCGGCAGCAGCGCAACCTCCGCGCCGTCCGCCGCCTGCAGCATGGCCTTGTCCGCCAGCAGAGCGCCATCCACCGCCACGCGCACCTTGTCGCCCGCCACCTCGGCGGCCAGCGCGGGCGGCAGGCTGGCGACCAGCGTCGCCCAGTCGAGCGGCGCGGGAAGGGCCTGTTCGGGCGCCCCGGCAAGGTCCGCCAGCCGCCCGAGAAATACCAGGGTGACGCTCATCCGCCGGTAACCGACATGTGCCGCGGCTGCGCTGGCAGAGCGCCACGGGCGTGGGCGAAATGGTGACGTTCCGGCTTGATCCGCATGGCGGTGTCCAGCGCATCGGCCAGCAGTGCATCGGGCGTGTCGGAACGCAGCGCGGCGCGCAGGTCCACCTGTTCCGCCCCGCCGAGGCAGGCGTAAAGCTGCCCGGTCGCCGTCACGCGGATGCGGTTGCAGCTGGCGCAGAAATTGTTGGTGAGCGGCGTGATGAAGCCGAGCCGCCCGCCCGTCTCCTCCACCCGCACATAGCGCGCCGGGCCGCCGGTATCGTCCGGCAGATCGGCAAGCGTGAATCGCTCTTCCAGCCGGTCGCGCACGGCTGGCAGCGGCAGGTAATGATCGACCCGCTCGCCATCCACCTCGCCCAGCGGCATGACCTCGATCAGCGTCATGTCGTGCCCGTTCGCGTGCGCCCATTCGACGAGGTAGGGGATTTCCGCCTCGTTCAGCCCCTTGAGCGCGACCGTATTGATCTTCACCTTCAGCCCGATGGCGCTGGCTGCGGCGATGCCGCGCAGCACCTGCACCAGCCGGTCACGGCGGCTCAGGGTCTCGAACAGGGCGGCGTCCATCGTATCCAGGCTGACGTTGACGCGCCTCACGCCCGCGTCGAGCAGCGGCCCCGCAAATTCCGCCAGCCGGGTGCCGTTGGTGGTGAGCGTGAGTTCCTCCAGCCCGCCATGGCCGGCCGGACCCAGCGTGCGCCCGAGCGCCTGCACCAGTTCGATCACGTCGCGCCGCACCAGCGGCTCACCCCCGGTCAGGCGGATCTTGGTGATGCCCCGGTCGATGAAGGCGAGCGCGAGGCGATGAAGCTCCTCCAGGCTGAGGACTTCCTTCTTGGGCAGGAACTGCATCCGTTCCGGCATGCAGTACGAACAGCGCAGGTCGCAGCGGTCGGTGACCGACAGCCGCAGGTAGGAAATGCGGCGGTCGAAGGCATCGACGAGGGGTTTGGCACAGGACATCGTCAACCAAGCTAGGCGTTCGAGCCGGCAACTTCCAGCACTTGTCCGGTAACCCCGGGTGCGCGGGCGAGATAGTCCATCACTTCGTTCGCGCCTGTCTGCCCATTCGCCCCACTGCCTGCGACCACGCCGTTCACCCGGCGCGGCGCGGCCTCGCGGGCCAGTTCCTCGATCATCGCCTTGCGCCAGCTTGCATGGGTGTGGTCGGCAGTTGCGAACAGGACGATGACGTCATCGGTCGCCGCGCGCGCCATTGCCAGTCGATCGCGCCCGAATTGCGCCGCCGCATCGAGCGGGGCTGCGGCCAGCTGCCGCGCATCGACGACAGTAAAGCTCACCTGCGTTCGCGCGTTAGTGTGATGCCGATGCTCTCCCCCGCCTCGCTCAGCGCCAGCTTGACGATCTTAACGCGCACTTCCTCCACCCGCCGGTCCTGCAGGAACAGCGTTTCGCACACGTGGTCGGCCACGGCCTCGATCAGCTTGTAATGCGTGTCGCCCAGGGCATCGGAGCAGGCGAACTTCAGGTCCATGTAGTTCTTGCTCTGATCGAGCGGAGACTCGGCATCGAAGAAACGCGGCGCCTTCAGCCTGACCCGCACGGTGAAGCGCAGCGGCTGCGGCTTGCCCGTCTCTTCCGAATAGATGCCTGTGTGGACGTCGTGTTCGAAGTCGGCGAGCTCGAGATAGAGGCTGTCTCCCATGCCGCGCGACCCTAGCGCCGCGGCGCGGCTTGGCAAGCGCCGGGGCAGGCCCTAAGCCACGGGCACACGAACGGGGATCCGCCAGCATGACCGATAACACTTTTGCACTCCCCGCCGCCGCCATCCCCTCGCGGCGTCAACCTGCATGGAGCTGGCGCATCGGCGTCTTCGCGCTCGGTGGCGCGGTCCTCGCGGTGTTGATCGCCGGACTGATGCTGACGCTGGCGCGCTTCGACGTGATCGACAAGCTGACGGGTTTCGGCTGGTATGTGAAATCCAATTATATTGGTCTCGCCAGCGCACTTGTCGGGCTGATCGCGGTTGTCTGGGCCTCGGCACGCAAGACGCCGGGGCGGCTCGCGGGTGCGGTGGCCCTGGTGATCGGGTTGGGCATGGCGGGCGTATTCTACGCTATGGTGATGGCGCCGGCGCAGGCCGCGCCGTTCATGCACGACGTGACCACAGACGTCGCCGACCCGCCGCAATTCACCGCGCTGCCCCTGCGCGAGGACAACCTCGACCAGTACGACGGCGACATCGAGGCTTGGCGCGCCATGCACCGCGAAGGCTATCCCGACATCCAGCCGATCATCGTCAATCTACCGCCCGCCGAAGTGCTTGCCCGCGCACGTGCGATGGCCGAGGATCGCGGCTGGGACGTCGCCGCCTACGATTCCGCCAGCGGTCACATGGAAGCGACTGCCAATGCCGGATACTTGCGGTTCCGCGATGACGTTATCGTGGAGGCGACCCCGATTGCCGATGGCTCGACGCGCGTCGACATGCGTTCGGTTAGCCGCGTCGGCGGCAGCGACCTTGGTTACAACGCGGCGCGCATCCGTGAATTCCTGATCGACCTCAGCCGCGCGGGCTAGGCGCGGCGCCACCGGGCGAAGATGGCGGTGGGAAGAAGCCTGCCGCCCTCCCCTTCCTCGCGCACGGCCAGTTCGCCATGCTCGATGGTGCCGGGCAGGTCTGCCAGCGCCTCGGCCAGCAGGCCGCCGATGGCGAGCGAGCTCATGCGAACGGCATAGACGGTGAGGAACAGGAACCGGCTGTCGGCATCGAGCAGCTGGCGGCAATCGGCGATCAGCGGGGGAAGCCCTTCCTCCAGTCGCCAGACCTCGCCGCCCGGCCCGCGCCCGAACTTGGGCGGATCGAGGATGATGCCGTCATAGCGCCGCCCGCGCCGCACTTCGCGCGCGGCAAACTTGGCGGCGTCGTCCACCAGCCAGCGGATCGGGCGGTCGGCCATATCGGACAGGGCAGCGTTCTCGCGTGCCTGGGCGACCGACTTCTTGCTCGCATCGACGTGGGTGACCGTGCCGCCCTGCGACAGGGCGAGACTGCCGACGCCGGTATAACCGAACAGGTTGAGTGTCTGCGCCGCGTCCATTCCGGCAAGCTGGCCGCGCATCCATTCCCACACCGGCGCCATGTCGGGAAAGAACCCCAGATGCCTAAACGGCGTGCATTGCGCGGTAAAACGGGCCTCGTTCCACGCCATTGGCCAGCCCTCGGGTGGCACGTCGCGAAGGAATTGCCAGCGCCCGCCGCCGTCCTCGTCGCTGCCGGGCACGAATTCGCCGTGCGCCTGCCACTCGCCATCGGGCAAGCGCGGCTGCCACATGGCCTGCGGTTCGGGGCGAATGAAGCGAAAGGGGCCGTAACGCTCGAGCTTGCGGCCGTTGCCGCTGTCGATGAGGCCATAGTCGGCCCACGCCTCGCCCGCCATGACGAGGGGCAGTTCGGCAAGGTCAGCCACAGGACGGCTCCGCGCTGGTCGCTTGTCTCACGAGCGGGGCCTCGCCCGCTGGGCCACGTAGTCGCGCACCGCGTCGTAATTGCCGGGCAGGCGGTCGTAGGACTCCGCCCGCTCGAACAGGTTGCCGGCGCGCGCGGGTAGATCAGGCCGCACGCCGATGGCGCGTTCCACGGCCTCGGGAAACTTCGCCGGGTGGGCGGTGGCCAGGGTGACGACGGGCACGTCTTCCAGCGCGGAGCCGAGGTCTGTCCCCAGCGCCGCGCTCAGGCCGATGGCGGTGTGCGGGTCGATCACCTGGCCGGTGTGCTCCCATGCCCAGCGCATGGCATTGCCGGTCTGATCGGCGTCGGCCCGGAAACTGGCGAACAGTCCCCGCGCGGCCAGGCTCTGCGATTCGAGCAGGCGCATGGCGCGTGTCGCCTCGAACCCGCGCATCTGATCGGCCAGCGCCGCGCCATCGCGGCCGCCCCCCGAATCGGTCAGGTCGAACAGCAAACGCTCGAAATTGGAACTGACCTGGATGTCCATGCTTGGCGCGTCTGTCGGCGTGACGGTACCGGCGGAATAATCGCCCGCAGACAGCGCGCGGTGGAGAATGTCGTTGATGTTGGTGGCCACGATCAGGCGCGCGACCGGCAGCCCCATCTGCGCGGCGACGTAGCCTGCGAAGACATCTCCGAAATTGCCGGTCGGCACACTGAAGGCCACCTTGCGATCAGGCGCACCCAGCTGCACCGCGGCGTAAAAGTAATAGACCACCTGTGCCATCAGCCGCGCCCAGTTGATCGAATTGACCGCGCCGATGGCGAAGCGATCCGTCATGCTGCGATCGGCGAACATTCGCTTCACCATGGCCTGCGCGTCATCGAAGCTGCCGCTGATGGCGATGTTGTGGACATTGGGCGCGTCCACCGTGGTCATCTGCCGGCGCTGGACGTCGCTCACCTTGCCGTCCGGGTGGAGCATGAAGACGTCGACCCGTTCCAGCCCTGCCACCGCGCGGATCGCGGCGCTGCCGGTGTCGCCGCTGGTCGCCCCGACGATGGTGAGATTGCCCCCGCGCCGGGCGAGAAAGGTT
This is a stretch of genomic DNA from Aurantiacibacter arachoides. It encodes these proteins:
- a CDS encoding MoaD/ThiS family protein, whose translation is MSVTLVFLGRLADLAGAPEQALPAPLDWATLVASLPPALAAEVAGDKVRVAVDGALLADKAMLQAADGAEVALLPPVSGG
- the moaA gene encoding GTP 3',8-cyclase MoaA, whose protein sequence is MSCAKPLVDAFDRRISYLRLSVTDRCDLRCSYCMPERMQFLPKKEVLSLEELHRLALAFIDRGITKIRLTGGEPLVRRDVIELVQALGRTLGPAGHGGLEELTLTTNGTRLAEFAGPLLDAGVRRVNVSLDTMDAALFETLSRRDRLVQVLRGIAAASAIGLKVKINTVALKGLNEAEIPYLVEWAHANGHDMTLIEVMPLGEVDGERVDHYLPLPAVRDRLEERFTLADLPDDTGGPARYVRVEETGGRLGFITPLTNNFCASCNRIRVTATGQLYACLGGAEQVDLRAALRSDTPDALLADALDTAMRIKPERHHFAHARGALPAQPRHMSVTGG
- a CDS encoding Rossmann fold domain-containing protein, which gives rise to MSFTVVDARQLAAAPLDAAAQFGRDRLAMARAATDDVIVLFATADHTHASWRKAMIEELAREAAPRRVNGVVAGSGANGQTGANEVMDYLARAPGVTGQVLEVAGSNA
- a CDS encoding dihydroneopterin aldolase encodes the protein MGDSLYLELADFEHDVHTGIYSEETGKPQPLRFTVRVRLKAPRFFDAESPLDQSKNYMDLKFACSDALGDTHYKLIEAVADHVCETLFLQDRRVEEVRVKIVKLALSEAGESIGITLTRERR
- a CDS encoding DUF1499 domain-containing protein → MTDNTFALPAAAIPSRRQPAWSWRIGVFALGGAVLAVLIAGLMLTLARFDVIDKLTGFGWYVKSNYIGLASALVGLIAVVWASARKTPGRLAGAVALVIGLGMAGVFYAMVMAPAQAAPFMHDVTTDVADPPQFTALPLREDNLDQYDGDIEAWRAMHREGYPDIQPIIVNLPPAEVLARARAMAEDRGWDVAAYDSASGHMEATANAGYLRFRDDVIVEATPIADGSTRVDMRSVSRVGGSDLGYNAARIREFLIDLSRAG
- a CDS encoding class I SAM-dependent methyltransferase, which gives rise to MAGEAWADYGLIDSGNGRKLERYGPFRFIRPEPQAMWQPRLPDGEWQAHGEFVPGSDEDGGGRWQFLRDVPPEGWPMAWNEARFTAQCTPFRHLGFFPDMAPVWEWMRGQLAGMDAAQTLNLFGYTGVGSLALSQGGTVTHVDASKKSVAQARENAALSDMADRPIRWLVDDAAKFAAREVRRGRRYDGIILDPPKFGRGPGGEVWRLEEGLPPLIADCRQLLDADSRFLFLTVYAVRMSSLAIGGLLAEALADLPGTIEHGELAVREEGEGGRLLPTAIFARWRRA
- the thrC gene encoding threonine synthase; protein product: MRYISTRGSAPALDFEGVTLAGLASDGGLYVPEAWPRISEAEIRDVRGKPYWAVAQQVMRPFIGDSLSEDELGRICEEVYGSFGHAAVTPLVQLDHRHWLLELFHGPTLAFKDIALQLLGRLFETFLARRGGNLTIVGATSGDTGSAAIRAVAGLERVDVFMLHPDGKVSDVQRRQMTTVDAPNVHNIAISGSFDDAQAMVKRMFADRSMTDRFAIGAVNSINWARLMAQVVYYFYAAVQLGAPDRKVAFSVPTGNFGDVFAGYVAAQMGLPVARLIVATNINDILHRALSAGDYSAGTVTPTDAPSMDIQVSSNFERLLFDLTDSGGGRDGAALADQMRGFEATRAMRLLESQSLAARGLFASFRADADQTGNAMRWAWEHTGQVIDPHTAIGLSAALGTDLGSALEDVPVVTLATAHPAKFPEAVERAIGVRPDLPARAGNLFERAESYDRLPGNYDAVRDYVAQRARPRS